In Zunongwangia profunda SM-A87, the following proteins share a genomic window:
- a CDS encoding SpoIIAA family protein — translation MLQITDIKRENVVVTVASGKLNQHDLEKIHPLIHSILEKGLKIRWYLEMNDFQGWHIEGLWKDFSKDVGHEKEYEKIALVGEKKWRKWAAQFMKPFCNAEIKYFDPDEKQEAKIWIESE, via the coding sequence ATGTTGCAGATTACAGATATAAAAAGAGAGAATGTGGTTGTCACGGTCGCCAGTGGTAAATTAAATCAACACGATCTTGAAAAAATACATCCCCTTATCCATAGTATTCTTGAAAAAGGATTAAAGATTCGGTGGTATTTAGAGATGAACGATTTTCAAGGCTGGCATATAGAAGGTCTATGGAAAGATTTCTCTAAAGATGTTGGCCACGAAAAGGAGTACGAAAAAATAGCATTGGTAGGGGAAAAAAAATGGCGAAAGTGGGCGGCCCAGTTTATGAAACCATTTTGCAATGCCGAAATTAAATATTTCGATCCAGACGAGAAACAGGAGGCCAAAATATGGATTGAAAGTGAGTAA
- a CDS encoding SHOCT domain-containing protein, protein MHWIWWGLWIILIFWIFLIPYPTPGQKNRKDRAIEALRERYARGEIDEKEFEKRRAFLLKDKK, encoded by the coding sequence ATGCACTGGATATGGTGGGGTTTATGGATAATCCTCATCTTCTGGATATTTTTAATTCCCTACCCCACACCGGGACAGAAAAACAGAAAGGACAGGGCAATTGAAGCCCTGAGGGAGCGGTACGCCCGCGGCGAAATCGACGAAAAGGAGTTCGAAAAACGCAGGGCGTTCCTGCTAAAGGATAAAAAATAA
- a CDS encoding SpoIIAA family protein, translated as MENFEGWTASAYWKSIELKLPNEERVKKVALVGNTKWKEQFTEVLIPFTRAHIKFFSPEEKDLAKEWMEKGNH; from the coding sequence ATGGAAAATTTTGAGGGGTGGACCGCAAGTGCGTATTGGAAGAGCATTGAACTGAAACTTCCGAACGAAGAACGCGTTAAAAAGGTTGCATTGGTGGGAAATACAAAATGGAAGGAACAGTTTACGGAAGTTTTGATTCCCTTTACAAGGGCACATATTAAATTCTTTAGCCCTGAAGAAAAAGATTTGGCCAAGGAATGGATGGAGAAAGGAAATCATTAA
- a CDS encoding SHOCT domain-containing protein, producing MMDNWNFGGMHWIWWGLWIILIFWIFLIPYPTPGQKRKKDGAMEILRERFARGEISEEEYKHRVNILQNKNEPKDQKKIRQEK from the coding sequence ATGATGGACAACTGGAATTTTGGGGGAATGCACTGGATATGGTGGGGACTTTGGATAATTCTTATCTTTTGGATATTTTTAATTCCTTACCCCACCCCGGGACAAAAACGGAAAAAAGACGGAGCAATGGAAATTCTAAGGGAGCGTTTTGCACGGGGCGAAATAAGCGAGGAAGAATATAAACACCGGGTAAATATACTTCAAAATAAAAATGAACCAAAGGACCAGAAAAAAATTAGGCAGGAAAAATAA
- a CDS encoding SpoIIAA family protein: MMKIYKKESKVYMVAQNRLDATDYDNLISQLKNHIQANHKVYWYIEMENFEGWTASAYWKGIELKLPNEERVKKVALVGITKWQEQFTEVLIPFTKAHIKFFSPEEKHLAKEWMEKGNH; this comes from the coding sequence ATGATGAAAATTTATAAGAAAGAAAGCAAGGTATATATGGTAGCTCAAAATAGATTGGATGCTACCGATTATGACAATTTGATATCTCAATTAAAAAACCATATACAGGCAAACCATAAAGTGTACTGGTATATTGAAATGGAAAATTTTGAGGGGTGGACCGCAAGTGCGTATTGGAAAGGCATTGAACTGAAACTTCCGAATGAAGAACGCGTTAAAAAGGTTGCATTGGTGGGAATTACAAAATGGCAGGAACAGTTTACCGAAGTTTTGATACCCTTTACAAAGGCACATATTAAATTCTTTAGCCCTGAAGAAAAACATTTGGCCAAGGAATGGATGGAGAAAGGAAATCATTAA
- a CDS encoding Fur family transcriptional regulator yields MEKIVKKLESKGIRPTAMRLMTYRRLAQLNVAVSLGDLGKDFESSERSTLFRTMKTFEEKGIVHQIEDGTGIIKYALCEDNCECEVGNDLHLHFHCNSCGETVCLTEHKIPQINLPEGYVAEDINLVAKGVCEKCSNDLD; encoded by the coding sequence ATGGAAAAAATAGTAAAAAAGTTGGAAAGCAAAGGCATCCGCCCTACGGCAATGCGCCTGATGACCTATAGACGGCTGGCACAACTGAATGTGGCCGTTAGCTTAGGCGACCTTGGAAAGGATTTCGAAAGCTCGGAAAGGAGTACGCTTTTCCGTACTATGAAGACATTTGAAGAAAAAGGAATCGTGCATCAAATTGAGGATGGCACCGGCATCATTAAATATGCCCTGTGCGAAGACAATTGTGAATGCGAGGTTGGCAACGACCTTCACTTACATTTTCATTGCAATAGTTGCGGGGAAACCGTGTGCCTTACAGAGCACAAAATCCCTCAGATAAACCTGCCCGAAGGCTATGTGGCAGAGGATATCAATCTGGTGGCCAAGGGAGTCTGTGAGAAATGTAGCAATGACTTGGATTAA